One genomic segment of Calonectris borealis chromosome 18, bCalBor7.hap1.2, whole genome shotgun sequence includes these proteins:
- the FAM222A gene encoding protein FAM222A produces MLACLQRTQNPPAQHLACPNKALEPRKCETAAPMHSPRYPSPAELDAYAQKVANSPLTIKIFPTNIRVPQHKHLNRTVNGYDTTGQRYSPYPLHAGGYQGLLAIVKASGKSVVKNSEGKRTKLSPAQVGVAPYPASSTLAQGPSCAGQLSYHGGQKQLEGPVPPNVTVAASVLPLAGRSLALPPSNLPSIQSIIYQINQQCQAQGAQPGCPAVVAANPSPAKHGAFPGTYAGAVLPECRKGAELALASNPAAALGPKAGVYPEGMDYLVWQQKQQQQHLRMYSGGSGGGGALSKSPETCAGASRPYALGGAAEKVSSSPLNCMHGNFSVGQYFAPPWNSILVTPNSDCYNPPELGAGPRELGVPPAEGLPSKTLCNTSILSSSLQSLEYLINDIHPPCIKEQMLGKGYETVSVPRLLDHQHAHIRLPVYR; encoded by the exons ATGCTGGCCTGCCTGCAGAGGACCCAgaaccccccagcccagcacctcgCCTGCCCCAACAAGGCGCTGGAGCCGCGCAAGT GCGAGACGGCGGCACCCATGCATTCCCCGCGCTACCCCAGCCCCGCCGAGCTGGACGCCTACGCACAGAAGGTGGCCAACAGCCCGCTGACCATCAAGATCttccccaccaacatcagggtcCCCCAGCACAAGCACCTTAACCGGACGGTCAATGGCTACGACACCACGGGGCAGCGCTACAGCCCCTATCCCCTGCACGCCGGCGGCTACCAGGGTCTCCTGGCCATCGTCAAAGCCTCTGGCAAAAGCGTGGTGAAGAACTCGGAGGGGAAGCGGACTAAGCTCTCGCCCGCCCAGGTCGGCGTCGCTCCCTACCCCGCGTCAAGCACTTTAGCTCAAGGTCCCTCCTGCGCCGGGCAGCTGAGCTACCACGGCGGCCAGAAGCAGCTGGAGGGTCCCGTGCCCCCCAACGTGACGGTGGCGGCCTCCGTGCTGCCGCTGGCGGGCAGGAGCCTGGCCCTGCCGCCGTCCAACCTGCCCTCCATCCAGAGCATCATCTACCAGATCAATCAGCAGTGCCAGGCGCAGGGCGCCCAGCCGGGCTGCCCGGCCGTCGTGGCCGCCAACCCCAGCCCGGCCAAGCACGGCGCCTTCCCCGGCACCTACGCCGGCGCCGTCCTGCCGGAGTGCCGCAAGGGCGCCGAGCTGGCGCTGGCCTCCAACCCGGCCGCGGCGCTGGGACCCAAGGCGGGCGTCTACCCCGAGGGCATGGACTACCTGGtctggcagcagaagcagcagcagcagcacctgcgaATGTACAGCGGGGGcagtggcggcgggggggccctCAGCAAGTCCCCCGAGACCTGCGCGGGCGCCTCGCGCCCCTACGCCCTGGGCGGCGCGGCCGAGAAGGTGAGCTCGTCCCCCTTGAACTGCATGCACGGCAACTTCTCGGTGGGGCAGTACTTTGCCCCTCCCTGGAACAGCATCTTGGTGACCCCCAACAGCGACTGTTACAACCCGCCGGAGCTGGGGGCCGGGCCCCGCGAGCTGGGGGTGCCCCCCGCCGAGGGGCTGCCCAGCAAGACGCTCTGCAATACCTCCATCCTCAGCAGCAGCCTCCAGTCCCTGGAGTATCTCATCAACGACATCCACCCGCCCTGCATCAAGGAGCAGATGCTGGGCAAGGGCTACGAGACCGTGTCTGTGCCAAGGCTCTTGGACCACCAGCACGCCCACATCCGCCTGCCCGTCTACAGATAA